GGACGAGGCCGCTTGAGACGGTCGTCCCTCCGCTGGTCACCTTCACGTTGCCAAACAGGGTCAGGGCCCCGACGGTGAAAGCGGGGCTCAGCTCGTCGGCCACGCCCTTCACCGGCGTCGTGTACTGCGCCAGGGCGAACCAATAGGGGACCTCGATTTTAAAGGTGGGGTCGGGTCGGTATTTGGTTCCGCCAGTGTCATATAATTCCTTGATCGTCACCGTACTGGCGGCGACCAGGACCGTCCACTGGGCCTGGCTGGAGGCGGCCGTCCCGGTCAGGAAGACAGCCGCCAGGACCAATGCGCGAACGCCGCGCCACGGAAGCCGTCGATGGACCTTCATAGCCCCCTCCAAAAGGTAAGAGTCCAATACGCAGGCCACTCCGGCAGTCGGGCGACCCCATAAGCCGGCCCATGACATGTCTCCATGACCCAAACATCTTACCACCGGTCGGATTGTAAGGAATCCTATTTACCTGTCAACTCGAACTTCCGGCCCCCGACGCCCCGTCGGTCGCGACCTCGCCCCGCTCGATGGTCACGACCCGATCGACTAAAGGGGCGATCACGCGCGGGTCTGACTCGGCGACCAAGAGGGTCACGCCCGTCTCCCGGACCCGGGCGAGGACGTCGGCCATACGGGCGGCCATCTCGGGGGCCAGGCCCTCGAAGGGCTCGTCCAGCAGGAGCCAGCGTCGGCCGGCCATCAGCGCCCGAGCCAGGGCGGCCATCTTCTGTTGACCTCCGCTGAGCCACGTGGCCCGCCGGTCCGCCATCGTCCGCACGTCGGGCATGAGGTCGTAGACCCAGCGGAGCCGCTCGGCGGCGTCCGGGAAGCCCATCGCCCATGCCGGGAGCAAGATGTTCTCTTCGACCGTCAGGGACCCGACAAGCCGCCGGTCCTCGGGCATGTAGCCAATGCCGAGGCGGGCCCGCTCATAGGACCGGAGCCGCCCGACGTCCTGACCGTCCAGGCGGACCTGGCCCGACCGGACCGGCAGGAGGCCCATGATGCTCTTCAGGGTCGTCGTCTTGCCGGCACCGTTGCGACCGACGAGGCCGACGGCCGTACCCGTCGGGACCGTCAACGTGACGCCCCGTAGAATCCCGTACGCACCGATGAAGACCCAGACATCCTGAAGCTCTAACACGGCCCTTCCCCTTTTCGAGACGGGCGTGATACGTGGGTCGTGGCTCATGGGACTCCACCATCACCTATGAGCCATAACCCATCAGCCGGACTTTGTCTTGGACGGAGCGGCCAAGACCTCCGAAAGGACGGCCTGGGGGTCGCCGTCGGCGACGACCCGCCCGCCCTGAAACACAAGGACCCGCTGGGCGTATCGCAAGACGACGTCCATGTCGTGTTCGACGAAGAGGACCGTCACACCGGCGGGAAGCAAGGTCTCCATGAGCGTGTCCATGAGGGGAAACTTCTCCCGGACGCTGACGCCGCTGGTCGGCTCGTCCATCAGGAGGAGCCGGGGTCGCAGGGCCAACGCCAGGGCCACGTCCAGGAGCTTCCGCTTCCCTTCCGGCAGTGTATATGTCGGCCGGTCGGCGTCGTCGGCCAGACCGAACCGGGCCAGCAGGTCCATCGCCGGTTCGACCCAGGCCCTCCGCCGGAGGGGCCACCAGGGGTCCATCATCCGGCCCTCCCGGGCGGCCCACGCCAGGAGCATGTTTTCCAGGACCGTCAAATTCGAGTAGAGCTGGGGGACCTGGAACGTGCGGGCGATCCCCAGACGGGTGATCGTCCGGGGATGCAGGCCCGTGATGTCCCGGCCCATAAACCGGATGGTCCCCCGCTCGGGCGGGATATAGCC
Above is a window of bacterium HR11 DNA encoding:
- the cbiO gene encoding Cobalt import ATP-binding protein CbiO; the protein is MTVVLETEGLTRRFGQVVAAEDLSVQVREGEQVGIVGPNGAGKTTFLNLVTGYIPPERGTIRFMGRDITGLHPRTITRLGIARTFQVPQLYSNLTVLENMLLAWAAREGRMMDPWWPLRRRAWVEPAMDLLARFGLADDADRPTYTLPEGKRKLLDVALALALRPRLLLMDEPTSGVSVREKFPLMDTLMETLLPAGVTVLFVEHDMDVVLRYAQRVLVFQGGRVVADGDPQAVLSEVLAAPSKTKSG
- the livF gene encoding High-affinity branched-chain amino acid transport ATP-binding protein LivF; protein product: MSHDPRITPVSKRGRAVLELQDVWVFIGAYGILRGVTLTVPTGTAVGLVGRNGAGKTTTLKSIMGLLPVRSGQVRLDGQDVGRLRSYERARLGIGYMPEDRRLVGSLTVEENILLPAWAMGFPDAAERLRWVYDLMPDVRTMADRRATWLSGGQQKMAALARALMAGRRWLLLDEPFEGLAPEMAARMADVLARVRETGVTLLVAESDPRVIAPLVDRVVTIERGEVATDGASGAGSSS